The genome window TATGgccgttgggctttcacaTGTGGGCAACCCGCTCTGATActatgaaggaagttgaggaaTTGTTTAATTAGGCTACTctcccattgccaattggttttggagtggaacctcaactttctttatggtatcagagcaaagCTTCACGTGTTGGGTCCAACGTCCACATGTGCTCTCACGCCACTCAATATGTGTTATCTACATGTTAGACTTGAAATTTCGCCACACGTGTGGTAGCGTGTTGAGAATATTTGTCTCACATTGAAAAGTTAAGGGACTTAACTTGAGTTTATAAGGAATTGGGTTACTCCTCTCATtgccaattaattttaaagtgAAACCTCAATTTCCTTCACGTTACTCGTAGTAAGCGTGAACAAATCTTATTCATAATCTGAATGATCATCTAGTTTAGTAACACTGGTCTCTACTTTATTGAAATAGTAATTTGAAGTTCAAATTTGATGGACAATAGTTGCTTAGAATTAAAGAATACGACTAAGGAGTATGGACTATGGAGTATGGAGCCATATGGAGCTcaacacaataaaaaaatatacctCAGCGCGTTCATAGGCAGTGGAGAAGTAAACCTTGGAGAATCCGCTAGAGGGCTCTTCTTGCTATGAACATTGTTGCTGCTATGTTTTGCTTGCTTTCCTTTTTCGACCTTGTTATTTTTCCTCGGTTCTTCCTCATCAAAACTATGCTAGCGGTTGATATACtcacataaataaataaatatcatgAGAAGGTGGCAGATGAAGGTGAGCGAAACGTGGAGGGGTTTGGTTTGGACAGGTTTTGGAAACACAAGGTCCCCCTATTTTGGTGATCAAACACTTCAGATTTGGGCTCAGAGAAATGTAGGCTCAAAATAAGACCCAACTGAAAAGTTGATTCTGGTTTGAGCCCAACAAAATCAGCCCActtatcttttcctttttgtggACAGAGCAGGAAGTTGGTGGTGGAGGTGTAACAGCAGAAGTTCTATGGTGAGGGCCTTAAGGCTCTTAATCGAGGTTTTATCTCTTAACTGTTGTATTAAATTGGTTATTGTTGCATAAAATTAGTTAGTTTGATCCAATGAGTAAGAAGTAAGACCTCATCTAAGAGCCTGGTGGTCCACTGCAAAAGATGCAGCCATGCCATCAACTTTCATAAGTTCCATTTAAAGAGAAGTCCAATCATTGTTTTGGCAGGGGAGGAAACAAAGACTTGAGTACATCATCAAAAAGCTTCAGCACACAAAGAAGATTGGAAGCTCAAAGCCTAAAAACATGTTTTATTCTCCTTGTCCCAAGTAATCCACAAAGATGGTGTTTAAAATTATAGATGATGCTTAAAATAAAcctacataaatacataaagATTGTTCTCTTATCAAACGTGTCGGTCCAAAATGAGATTTATATTGCTAGGTTGTGAATTTAGATCACACATTCAAACAAGAATGTTCTCTATTTTCACTCATTCAGTTAAGAATGTTCTCGTTTGCAATTTGAATGTGTGGACATTTTATGCAACAAATGCATGCATGTCTACGGTCCATTTCAGATGCAAAGGCAGGGAGTAGAGAATTTGCTTTTGGAATCACCATCCTTTTGAATAAGCATGTCCAATAAGAACACATCtctgtttaattattttctgaagATGTTGCAAAGGTGGAATGTCCATCGTGATTGTTATCAGCTTTTCTCTTGGGGGATGGTGACTCCCCCAACTTGTACAAGAGAATCAGAGACCCCTCTCTGGCTAAAAGCCAGAAAGCCCGTTTATCAGTAATGAGGGTTCTGCTCATAAGAGAAGAATTTAAAAAGCTCTTACAGGCGTTGAATTATAATGAACAACAAAGATATGGATGAAATATTAGAAACTCACTGTCACTGTATatgttataacttataaataaCAATTCATATgcattataatattatatacatataaataatatCAGGTATTCAAGTCATGTGTCTACAATGAAGCAAACTAGATACAAATGCTAGGAAAAGAAAACGCATTTCAACTGCTATGTGCCTTTCATCACCAGAGAACACAAAACTgcctataataataataataatatataagaAGGAAAAGAGGACAGAAGTTATACAAATTTTGAAATGCTTACTTCAGGTAGAAGTGACCAACATAGCCTTTGTATGCATATTACATCTTTGAGCATATAGTACCAAAGGAGTGTTTTCTATAAGAAACCAAAGAGACTGCACCAACCATAGACTTGCAATAGTGTTGCTTTACAGGTATACCTTTCCATTTTGGGATCCTAAGGGAACCTCAGTTCAGTTCCATAGGATGAAATGAAATGCAGCAAGGATATTCATTGTGTTCCACTCTCAAATCCAATACCATCGAGCCACGAGACAACTTCTTCAATAGACGGTCTCTGCCTTGGATTGGGATCTAGGCATTTGCAGGTCACACCAAGCACTTCTAAAAGCTGCTTCTCATGATCCTTATTCCAAATTGATGAGTCTATGatctcctcctctctcttctcagATTTCATTTGAAACATCCATGATACCAAATCTCTGCAGTTTTTACCTCTGCAAACTTCTACAGGCCTCCTACCAGTAAGAAGTTCGAGAAGAACAACACCAAAGCTGTAAACATCGCCCCTACAGGTTGCAGTCAATGTCTGACTATATTCAGGAGGAATATAACCCAAAGTCCCCACCAAATCTGTTGTAACATGAGTGTCATAAGGACGAAGTAGCCTTGAAAGACCAAAATCAGCCAGGTGagcttcaaatttttcatCCAGAAGAATGTTGCTCGTTTTTATATCCCGATGCACTATATTTGGCTGACAGCCCTTATGCAAGTAGGCTAATCCACGAGCTGCACCTTGAGCTATCTTGAGCCTTACATCCCATTTCAGAAGTGATACACCATCAACACTTTCATGCAGCCAATAATCCAAACTTCCATTCTCCATGTAGGAGTAAATTAACAACCTGTCATTACCATGCCGACAATAACCTTGAAGAGAAACAAGGTTCTTGTGCTGAGCTCTTGAGAGGGCTTCCACTTCAGCTTGAAACTCACGTTCCATCTGTCCACATTCCCCAGAAAGTCTTTTGATTGCAGCTTTTGTGCCATTGGGTAGGTTGGCTTTGTAAACCAGACCATAACCACCACAACCAATTATGTTTGCTTGGTTGAAATTGTTTGTAGACTTTAACAAGTCTGTTACTGTAAGCTCCTTACAGTCTGAATTCTGAAAAAGCACCAATTTTGAAGATGCTAGTGCTCCAGATAACCTGTGCGGCCTGCTGAGGTCGtcatcaaaatcatcattttGATCCTTTACTCCCCTCCTAGACATTTTAAGTAGACCAACTGCAAGAAGCAATGCAATCCCAACTACTATGCTGATTGTTACACAAAGGATGCTGTTCCGACGAAATCTGTTGTTTGAACTGGATGGCATTACAGGCTTGAGACTTGTATTACTGACATCACCACATGGGATATATATTCCCCCACAAAGTCCAGCATTACCCTCAAAGCTTGAGCTCGGAAAGCTTAAGAACTGTCCTTCGTTGGGAATTACCCCATGCAAGTGATTATTTGCCACACTAAACTTAGACAAGAATGTGAGCTTGCTAAGCGACGGAGGGATGGAACCATGCAGATCATTGAATGATAAATCCAATGTTTCCAAGTTCTCCATCTCTGAGATAGAGCTGGGGATGGTCCCAGTAATGTTGTTCCTGCTCCAATCCAAAGCATGGAGCTGCTTCAGTCGTCCGATTTCAGGCCAAATTGTTCCGTTTATTCTGTTATTGCTCAAGTATATTGAAGGAGGAAAATTTGAGGCCTGGTTGTATTGCAGGCCACTAGCACTCTTATTTCGTTTAACAAACAGCGGGATGCCAGCAGATGCAATAAGATTTGAATGACTGCAATTTGTAGATACGAAGCTTTTCAGCTCTGTCAGACTTTTCGGGATTTCTCCAGTGAGAGAGTTATTTGAAAAGTCCAAATAAAACAAGTTCTCCATCTGACCAATCCATGGAGGGATGCTGCCATCCAATTGATTCCATGACAAATCAAGTACTTGTAACTTCCTGCAACTCAATAACCAAACTGGAATTTGGCCTTTAAGAGCACAATTCCCAAGTGCTAAAACCATTAAGCTTTCAAACCCACTTGCATTTTTTGGAATCTCCTCACCaaggaaattttttgtaagaatAAGAGTCGTGAGATTTTTGCACTGCTGCAGCACAGAGAGTGCCCCAGATAAGTTCACAAAACTGTTATTTGACAATGAGAGAAAGAATAGGGATGTGAGTTTTGAAAAATCTTCAGGGATTGAGCCCCTGAATTCATTCCTGGCAAGGCTTAAAGTTTTTAACTCACGACAATAAGACAGTGAATTTGGAAGGAAGCCAGAAAAACGATTAGTAGCAAGATCCAGTGTGCAGAGATTAGGAAGACCAGTGAAATTCAGATCAATAGAACCTGATAGAGAATTGTTTCGAAGATCAAGAACTCGAAGATTTGAGCAGAGTGCCAAGGTTGGAGGCAATGGCCCAGATAACATATTTGAATGTGCAACTAACAGTTCTAGTCGTCTAAGGTCCCCAAACACATTTGGAAGTTCACCAAAGAATTGGTTTCCAAAAATGACTAAGGACTTGAGGCTAGAGAGCTTACTCAGTTCCTTGCTTATCGGGCCGGAAAGAGAGTTCCCAGAGACTGAAAGCTGCTCCAAAGCTGAAAATGAATACAAAGACTCAGGTAGATGGCCTGCAAATGAATTGTGGTCCAAGTGCAACTGTTGGAGAGACCTGCTGCAATTGTCTAAGCCTTCAAGACTGCCCGTGAGACGGTTGCAAGATATATCAAGAATTTGAGCTTCAATGGAAGAGCTACAAATTTGAGGATTGAACTGACCAGTGAATGAATTGTTGCTTATGTTAAACACCACAAGATGTGGGAATCCTCCTAGCTCAGACAAATTGCCTTGGATTGAATTGCTTGAAATATTCAGTACTTTAATAGACTTCAAACCAGAAAGCGCACCTGAAACTGGTCCTGACAGCATGTTATTGCTCAAGTCAAGAACTTCCAGGTGCTTCAAGATTGAGAGCTCTGCAGGCAATCCACCTTCAAGATGATTCAGAGAAAGATTAAGCAACTTCAGCTGATCCAATCGTCCCAACGAGCGCGAAATCGACCCTTTGAGACTCCTGCTGGGAAGAATCAACTGGGTGACTCTACTAGCAACTGTCCCATTGTTCACATTCTCACAGACAACACCATCCCATTGGCAGCAAATTGAAGTCTTGTACCATGCTGTGATAATGGACCCATTTGTAAGGTTTCCTGCAAACTCTCTCAGTGCAAGGAGATCATTTGGATCACAGGATTGGATTGG of Prunus dulcis chromosome 4, ALMONDv2, whole genome shotgun sequence contains these proteins:
- the LOC117625018 gene encoding phytosulfokine receptor 2 isoform X2, coding for MWKSACPITSCSAEFYGSVSLALSWGSALVSEMVTLGFIPMTFLKCLFLACYLASSLGLNSPIQSCDPNDLLALREFAGNLTNGSIITAWYKTSICCQWDGVVCENVNNGTVASRVTQLILPSRSLKGSISRSLGRLDQLKLLNLSLNHLEGGLPAELSILKHLEVLDLSNNMLSGPVSGALSGLKSIKVLNISSNSIQGNLSELGGFPHLVVFNISNNSFTGQFNPQICSSSIEAQILDISCNRLTGSLEGLDNCSRSLQQLHLDHNSFAGHLPESLYSFSALEQLSVSGNSLSGPISKELSKLSSLKSLVIFGNQFFGELPNVFGDLRRLELLVAHSNMLSGPLPPTLALCSNLRVLDLRNNSLSGSIDLNFTGLPNLCTLDLATNRFSGFLPNSLSYCRELKTLSLARNEFRGSIPEDFSKLTSLFFLSLSNNSFVNLSGALSVLQQCKNLTTLILTKNFLGEEIPKNASGFESLMVLALGNCALKGQIPVWLLSCRKLQVLDLSWNQLDGSIPPWIGQMENLFYLDFSNNSLTGEIPKSLTELKSFVSTNCSHSNLIASAGIPLFVKRNKSASGLQYNQASNFPPSIYLSNNRINGTIWPEIGRLKQLHALDWSRNNITGTIPSSISEMENLETLDLSFNDLHGSIPPSLSKLTFLSKFSVANNHLHGVIPNEGQFLSFPSSSFEGNAGLCGGIYIPCGDVSNTSLKPVMPSSSNNRFRRNSILCVTISIVVGIALLLAVGLLKMSRRGVKDQNDDFDDDLSRPHRLSGALASSKLVLFQNSDCKELTVTDLLKSTNNFNQANIIGCGGYGLVYKANLPNGTKAAIKRLSGECGQMEREFQAEVEALSRAQHKNLVSLQGYCRHGNDRLLIYSYMENGSLDYWLHESVDGVSLLKWDVRLKIAQGAARGLAYLHKGCQPNIVHRDIKTSNILLDEKFEAHLADFGLSRLLRPYDTHVTTDLVGTLGYIPPEYSQTLTATCRGDVYSFGVVLLELLTGRRPVEVCRGKNCRDLVSWMFQMKSEKREEEIIDSSIWNKDHEKQLLEVLGVTCKCLDPNPRQRPSIEEVVSWLDGIGFESGTQ
- the LOC117625018 gene encoding phytosulfokine receptor 2 isoform X3, with product MVTLGFIPMTFLKCLFLACYLASSLGLNSPIQSCDPNDLLALREFAGNLTNGSIITAWYKTSICCQWDGVVCENVNNGTVASRVTQLILPSRSLKGSISRSLGRLDQLKLLNLSLNHLEGGLPAELSILKHLEVLDLSNNMLSGPVSGALSGLKSIKVLNISSNSIQGNLSELGGFPHLVVFNISNNSFTGQFNPQICSSSIEAQILDISCNRLTGSLEGLDNCSRSLQQLHLDHNSFAGHLPESLYSFSALEQLSVSGNSLSGPISKELSKLSSLKSLVIFGNQFFGELPNVFGDLRRLELLVAHSNMLSGPLPPTLALCSNLRVLDLRNNSLSGSIDLNFTGLPNLCTLDLATNRFSGFLPNSLSYCRELKTLSLARNEFRGSIPEDFSKLTSLFFLSLSNNSFVNLSGALSVLQQCKNLTTLILTKNFLGEEIPKNASGFESLMVLALGNCALKGQIPVWLLSCRKLQVLDLSWNQLDGSIPPWIGQMENLFYLDFSNNSLTGEIPKSLTELKSFVSTNCSHSNLIASAGIPLFVKRNKSASGLQYNQASNFPPSIYLSNNRINGTIWPEIGRLKQLHALDWSRNNITGTIPSSISEMENLETLDLSFNDLHGSIPPSLSKLTFLSKFSVANNHLHGVIPNEGQFLSFPSSSFEGNAGLCGGIYIPCGDVSNTSLKPVMPSSSNNRFRRNSILCVTISIVVGIALLLAVGLLKMSRRGVKDQNDDFDDDLSRPHRLSGALASSKLVLFQNSDCKELTVTDLLKSTNNFNQANIIGCGGYGLVYKANLPNGTKAAIKRLSGECGQMEREFQAEVEALSRAQHKNLVSLQGYCRHGNDRLLIYSYMENGSLDYWLHESVDGVSLLKWDVRLKIAQGAARGLAYLHKGCQPNIVHRDIKTSNILLDEKFEAHLADFGLSRLLRPYDTHVTTDLVGTLGYIPPEYSQTLTATCRGDVYSFGVVLLELLTGRRPVEVCRGKNCRDLVSWMFQMKSEKREEEIIDSSIWNKDHEKQLLEVLGVTCKCLDPNPRQRPSIEEVVSWLDGIGFESGTQ
- the LOC117625018 gene encoding phytosulfokine receptor 2 isoform X1; this encodes MWKRWSLFTHSLFDVSACPITSCSAEFYGSVSLALSWGSALVSEMVTLGFIPMTFLKCLFLACYLASSLGLNSPIQSCDPNDLLALREFAGNLTNGSIITAWYKTSICCQWDGVVCENVNNGTVASRVTQLILPSRSLKGSISRSLGRLDQLKLLNLSLNHLEGGLPAELSILKHLEVLDLSNNMLSGPVSGALSGLKSIKVLNISSNSIQGNLSELGGFPHLVVFNISNNSFTGQFNPQICSSSIEAQILDISCNRLTGSLEGLDNCSRSLQQLHLDHNSFAGHLPESLYSFSALEQLSVSGNSLSGPISKELSKLSSLKSLVIFGNQFFGELPNVFGDLRRLELLVAHSNMLSGPLPPTLALCSNLRVLDLRNNSLSGSIDLNFTGLPNLCTLDLATNRFSGFLPNSLSYCRELKTLSLARNEFRGSIPEDFSKLTSLFFLSLSNNSFVNLSGALSVLQQCKNLTTLILTKNFLGEEIPKNASGFESLMVLALGNCALKGQIPVWLLSCRKLQVLDLSWNQLDGSIPPWIGQMENLFYLDFSNNSLTGEIPKSLTELKSFVSTNCSHSNLIASAGIPLFVKRNKSASGLQYNQASNFPPSIYLSNNRINGTIWPEIGRLKQLHALDWSRNNITGTIPSSISEMENLETLDLSFNDLHGSIPPSLSKLTFLSKFSVANNHLHGVIPNEGQFLSFPSSSFEGNAGLCGGIYIPCGDVSNTSLKPVMPSSSNNRFRRNSILCVTISIVVGIALLLAVGLLKMSRRGVKDQNDDFDDDLSRPHRLSGALASSKLVLFQNSDCKELTVTDLLKSTNNFNQANIIGCGGYGLVYKANLPNGTKAAIKRLSGECGQMEREFQAEVEALSRAQHKNLVSLQGYCRHGNDRLLIYSYMENGSLDYWLHESVDGVSLLKWDVRLKIAQGAARGLAYLHKGCQPNIVHRDIKTSNILLDEKFEAHLADFGLSRLLRPYDTHVTTDLVGTLGYIPPEYSQTLTATCRGDVYSFGVVLLELLTGRRPVEVCRGKNCRDLVSWMFQMKSEKREEEIIDSSIWNKDHEKQLLEVLGVTCKCLDPNPRQRPSIEEVVSWLDGIGFESGTQ